The Amycolatopsis sp. DG1A-15b genome window below encodes:
- a CDS encoding transporter, with protein MERFWLVLAIVAFFLLCLWGMYVGWRRKSRSQSAQVPPFPAIPSDAGEVLLESTGVYLATTIAGEWQNRIVTRGAGLRTGAVWRLHDGGVAVERGGAPDFWIPRDAVTGVRRDKKIAGKVMGTDALLVVTWRLGETELDTGFRGDDLDDYPQWIEQLKIKGGAQ; from the coding sequence ATGGAGCGCTTCTGGCTCGTGCTGGCGATCGTCGCCTTCTTCCTGCTCTGCCTCTGGGGCATGTACGTGGGCTGGCGGCGCAAGTCCCGCTCGCAGAGCGCCCAGGTGCCGCCGTTCCCCGCGATCCCCTCGGATGCCGGCGAGGTGCTGCTGGAGTCCACCGGCGTCTACCTGGCGACGACGATCGCGGGGGAGTGGCAGAACCGGATCGTCACCCGCGGCGCGGGACTGCGCACCGGCGCGGTCTGGCGCCTGCACGACGGCGGTGTCGCCGTCGAGCGCGGGGGAGCGCCCGACTTCTGGATCCCGCGCGATGCCGTCACCGGTGTCCGGCGGGACAAGAAGATCGCCGGGAAGGTGATGGGCACGGACGCGCTGCTGGTCGTCACCTGGCGGCTCGGTGAAACCGAACTCGACACCGGCTTCCGCGGCGACGACCTCGACGACTATCCACAATGGATCGAACAGCTCAAGATCAAGGGAGGTGCCCAGTGA
- the carA gene encoding glutamine-hydrolyzing carbamoyl-phosphate synthase small subunit codes for MDRTAQDQGRCPVNARAQAALVLEDGRVFRGAAYGAQGRTLGEAVFCTGMTGYQETLTDPSYHGQIVVQTAPQIGNTGWNDEDDESSKIWVNGYVVRDPARTPSNWRSRRTLDEELVRQGIVGIAEVDTRSLTRHLRELGAMRAGVFSGDALGTVDDMVAEVLASPKMEGADLAGQVSTPQPYVVSPSGEVRFRVAALDLGIKSNTPRQMVKRGIEMHVLPSTSSLDDLLAIEPDGVFLSNGPGDPATTTHATELTKQVLGREIPLFGICFGNQVLGRALGLGTYKMRYGHRGINIPVIDVATRSVAITAQNHGFALEGEPGQRFESPFGAAQISHYCPNDDTVEGVRALDVPAFSVQYHPEAAAGPHDAAPLFDDFVSLMEKKA; via the coding sequence ATGGATCGAACAGCTCAAGATCAAGGGAGGTGCCCAGTGAACGCGCGCGCTCAGGCCGCACTGGTGCTCGAAGACGGCCGGGTGTTCCGCGGCGCTGCCTACGGCGCGCAGGGGCGAACCCTCGGCGAGGCGGTGTTCTGCACCGGCATGACCGGGTACCAGGAGACGCTGACCGACCCGTCCTACCACGGGCAGATCGTGGTGCAGACCGCGCCGCAGATCGGCAACACCGGCTGGAACGACGAGGACGACGAGTCCTCGAAGATCTGGGTCAACGGCTACGTGGTGCGCGACCCCGCCCGCACGCCGTCCAACTGGCGCTCTCGCCGGACGTTGGACGAGGAACTGGTGCGGCAGGGCATCGTCGGCATCGCCGAGGTCGACACCCGCTCGCTGACCCGCCACCTGCGCGAGCTCGGCGCGATGCGTGCCGGCGTGTTCTCCGGTGACGCGCTGGGCACCGTCGACGACATGGTCGCCGAGGTGCTGGCGAGCCCGAAGATGGAAGGTGCCGACCTGGCGGGCCAGGTTTCGACGCCCCAGCCGTACGTGGTCTCGCCGTCCGGCGAAGTCCGCTTCCGGGTGGCGGCGCTGGACCTGGGCATCAAGTCCAACACCCCGCGCCAGATGGTCAAGCGCGGCATCGAGATGCACGTGCTGCCGTCGACTTCGTCGCTGGACGACCTGCTGGCGATCGAGCCGGACGGGGTGTTCCTGTCGAACGGCCCCGGCGACCCGGCCACGACGACGCACGCCACCGAGCTGACCAAGCAGGTCCTGGGCCGCGAGATCCCGCTGTTCGGCATCTGCTTCGGCAACCAGGTCCTGGGCCGCGCGCTCGGCCTGGGGACGTACAAGATGCGCTACGGCCACCGCGGCATCAACATCCCGGTGATCGACGTGGCGACCCGGTCCGTGGCGATCACCGCGCAGAACCACGGGTTCGCGTTGGAAGGCGAGCCGGGACAGCGTTTCGAGTCCCCGTTCGGCGCGGCGCAGATCAGCCACTACTGCCCCAACGACGACACGGTCGAGGGCGTCCGGGCGCTGGACGTCCCGGCGTTCTCGGTCCAGTACCACCCCGAAGCCGCAGCCGGCCCGCACGACGCGGCGCCGCTGTTCGACGATTTCGTTTCGCTCATGGAGAAGAAGGCCTGA